The region GTCGGGGTCAAGCACCTCGTCACCGGCGAGTCGTACTACCTGAACGGCGACGACGTGATGCCGACCGCCAGTCTGATCAAGCTCCCGGTCATGGTCGAGGCGTACTGGCAGGCGGAAGAGGGGAAGGTCAAGCTCGACGAGCAGATCGTCCTCAAGGCCGACGACAAGGTGCCCGGCTCCGGCGTGCTGACGGACAACTTCAGCCCCGGGTCGAGCCTGGCTCTGCGGGACGCCGTGCGACTGATGATGACCATGTCCGACAACACGGCCACCAACCTCGTCCTCGACAAGATTAGTATCCCCGCCACCGGCGTCCGGATGGAAGCGATCGGGCTCAAGGAAACCAAGATCCACTCGAAGGTGTTCCGCGGCACCACGACGATCGACAAGAAGCGGTCCGGGCTCTACGGCCTCGGTTCGACCACGACGAAAGAAATGGTGCAACTCCTGGAGAAGATCCACAAGGGCGAGGTGGTGACGCCGAAGGCGTGCGAGGAGATGATGGCGATTCTCGGCAAGAACCAGGACAACGAGAAGCTCGTCCGGCTCCTGCCACCGGGCACGAAGGTCGCCCACAAGACGGGGTCGTTGAACGCCGCGAAGACGGACGCCGGCATCGTTTACCTCCGCGATCCGGCGGACAAGAAGGTGAAGCCGGCCTTCGCCATTTGCGTACTCACGAACGAAAACCAGGACCAGCGCTGGGTGGTCGACAACGCCGCCCAGTTGACGATCGCCAGGATCGCCCGGGCCGCCTACGACCACTTCGCACCGAAATAGTTAATAGTTAAAAATTAAAAAATAAACAGACAATAGAGCAATTTACTGGTATTCGTTTTTTAACTTTTAACTTTTAATTTTTAACTTCTTTACGAGGTGCCCCGTGTCCGACACCGATCGTTCGCCCGTGGATCGCCGCCGGTTCCTGGGCACCGCGTCTGCCTCGGTCGCCGCCATCTCGGGACAAGCCGCCGCCCGCGCCGCCGAGACGCGGCCGGCCGAGACCGACCACCGCCCGCCCGTCACCGACCCGCGAGCCACGTCCGGCGACACCCGGTACGCGCCGAAGTGGGACGAACTGTTTACCCTCTCGGTCGGGACCGATTCGGGCGACCTCCGCGGGCGGGACGAGAAGGTGATCCAGGCGGCGGTCGACACGGTCGCCCGCATGGGCGGCGGGACTGTCCGCCTCCTGCCCGGCACGTTCCGGTTGCGGAACGCCGTGACGCTCTGCCCGAACCTGCGGCTCGTCGGCAGCGGGCCGGACACGGTGCTGGTCAAGGAGGCGTCGGCCGCGTCGCCGCTGGCGGCCGACTCGGACTGGTACGACCAGGAAATCACCCTGGCGGACGGCCGCGGCTTCAAGGTCGGCGACGGCATCTGCCTGCGAGCCAAGAACCCGCACAACAGCGGCGCGACGGTCATCAAGCGGACGCTCGTCGCCCGCTCCGGCAACCGCTTCAAGCTCGACAAGGGTCTGCGGGAAAACCTGTGGCAGGCGGGCCAGCCGACGGCCGCGACTCTGTTCCCACTCTTGACCGGCGAGTTCCTGTCGAACGTGACGATCGAGAACCTTGCCCTCGACGGCAACAAGGCGAACAACCTGGAACTGGACGGCAACTACGCCGGCTGCATCTTTCTTCAGGACTGCGCCTCGATCGCGATCCGCGGCGTGACCGCCCGCGACTACCACGGCGACGGGATCAGCTGGCAAATCTGCCATGACGTGACGGTGGAGAACTGCGAATCCCGCGGCCACACCGGCCTCGGGCTACACCCCGGGTCCGGCTCGCAGCGGCCGGTGATCCGCGGGAACAAAATCGCCGGCTGCAACATCGGCCTGTTCTTCTGCTGGGGGGTGAAGTACGGGCTGGCCGAGAAGAACGTGATCGAGGACATCCGCACGGCCGGCATCTCGGTCGGCCACCGGGACACGGACAACCAGATCCTGGAGAACGTGGTCCGCCGGAGCGGGCAGGTCGGCATCCTGTTCCGCCCGGAGCGCGGGGCGGGATTCACCGGCGACCGGAACACCATCGAGGCGAACGTGGTCGAGGACTCCGGCGGCGACGCGGCCGCCGCGGTCGACATCCAGGGGACGACCGCGAACCTGGTGTTCCGCAAGAACGAACTCCGCGAGACCCGCGGCCCGGCCAAGCGGGTCGGCTTCCGGCTCGGGAAAGACACCCGCGACGTGGCCCTCGACGGCAACACGATCGAAGGCTTCGCGGTGCGCGTGGAGGACAAGCGGAAGTAACAGGGACCGTGCTTTAACTCAGCTTCTTGGCCGTTAATGTTATTTTGAATAGTCAAAATATTTTCAGTTAGGCTTTTTCGTGTCGTCCGGCTTGGTAGGCTTCTCCGATTCTTTCTTCTTTTCCTTCTCCAGATCTTTAGCCAGAATGAACTTACCCGGCAAATTCCAGATCGGCTTGGCTTCGGGGTTATACCGGTAGTCGGCAAACCGAATGATTTTTCCTCCGACCTCGGGTACAAATTGCCCGAGTGGGCGAATCTCTCCCGGGATTAACATTCCCGAGCGGAATTCGTATGCCTTATACGCTCCTGGTTCATCGTGGTTGATAATGACGTATTTTAAGGCCGAAGCTGGATCGCCCTTTCGTCGAGTCTCAACTTGTTTGAACTCTCCATTCTTGTTAAGTTTGCCGATTAATCCGATACCATTCCGTGAAATGCCTACACAACGTTCGGTGTTCAATACGAATGTATATCGTCCGGGTTGTGGTATAGGATAATTATCAAATAGAAAAGCACATTGTGACACCTTATCGGCTAATACAACCAAAGACA is a window of Fimbriiglobus ruber DNA encoding:
- a CDS encoding serine hydrolase, encoding MHSVVVVSVAFLALSARADTPPATGLEALIAPIAKEHHGKVAVGVKHLVTGESYYLNGDDVMPTASLIKLPVMVEAYWQAEEGKVKLDEQIVLKADDKVPGSGVLTDNFSPGSSLALRDAVRLMMTMSDNTATNLVLDKISIPATGVRMEAIGLKETKIHSKVFRGTTTIDKKRSGLYGLGSTTTKEMVQLLEKIHKGEVVTPKACEEMMAILGKNQDNEKLVRLLPPGTKVAHKTGSLNAAKTDAGIVYLRDPADKKVKPAFAICVLTNENQDQRWVVDNAAQLTIARIARAAYDHFAPK
- a CDS encoding right-handed parallel beta-helix repeat-containing protein, which encodes MSDTDRSPVDRRRFLGTASASVAAISGQAAARAAETRPAETDHRPPVTDPRATSGDTRYAPKWDELFTLSVGTDSGDLRGRDEKVIQAAVDTVARMGGGTVRLLPGTFRLRNAVTLCPNLRLVGSGPDTVLVKEASAASPLAADSDWYDQEITLADGRGFKVGDGICLRAKNPHNSGATVIKRTLVARSGNRFKLDKGLRENLWQAGQPTAATLFPLLTGEFLSNVTIENLALDGNKANNLELDGNYAGCIFLQDCASIAIRGVTARDYHGDGISWQICHDVTVENCESRGHTGLGLHPGSGSQRPVIRGNKIAGCNIGLFFCWGVKYGLAEKNVIEDIRTAGISVGHRDTDNQILENVVRRSGQVGILFRPERGAGFTGDRNTIEANVVEDSGGDAAAAVDIQGTTANLVFRKNELRETRGPAKRVGFRLGKDTRDVALDGNTIEGFAVRVEDKRK